A region of Excalfactoria chinensis isolate bCotChi1 chromosome 22, bCotChi1.hap2, whole genome shotgun sequence DNA encodes the following proteins:
- the SRRM1 gene encoding serine/arginine repetitive matrix protein 1 isoform X5, translating into MDAGFFRGTSAEQDNRFSNKQKKLLKQLKFAECLEKKVDMSKVNLEVIKPWITKRVTEILGFEDDVVIEFIFNQLEVKNPDSKMMQINLTGFLNGKNAREFMGELWPLLLSAQENIAGIPTAFLELKKEEIKQRQIEQEKLASMKKQDEDKEKRDKEDKDNREKRDRSRSPRRRKSRSPSPRRRSSPVRRERKRSHSRSPHHRTKSRSATPAPEKKEATPEPEPSVKPKETVVQEATSNSDIPKAPKSEPPVPETKEISPERNSKKEREKEKEKTRQRSPTRSKSRSRSRSRSPSHSRPRRRHRSRSRRRPSPRRRPSPRRRTPPRRMPPPPRHRRSRSPVRRRRRSSASLSGSSSSSSSSRSRSPPKKPPKRTVSSPPRKTRRLSPSASPPRRRHRPSPPPSPPPKPRRSPTPQQSNRARKSRGSVSPGRASAPKHKSTEKRESPSPAPKPRKAELSESEEDKGGKMAAADSVQQRRQYRRQNQQSSSDSGSSSSSEEERPKRSNVKNGEVGRRRRHSHSRSPSPSPRKRQKEPSPRRRRRSPSPPPARRRRSPSPPPPPRRRRSPSLPRRRSPSPPPRRRSPSPRRYSPPIQRRYSPSPPPKRRTASPPPPPKRRASPSPQSKRRVSHSPPPKQRSSPAAKRRSPSISSKHRKGSPPSRSNRETRSPPQNKRHSPSPRPRASHTSSSPPPLRRGASASPQRRQSPSPSTRPIRRVSRTPEPKKTKASTPSPRSARRVSSSRSASGSPEPAPKKHQGPPSPARSRSPSANWSPAKKAKSPTQSPSPARNSDQEGGGKKKKKKKDKKHKKDKKHKKHKKHKKEKAAVAAAAAAVAAADTTSAQEEQEAETEPKKETESEPEDNLDDLEKHLREKALRSMRKAQVSPPS; encoded by the exons AATCCAGATTCCAAAATGATGCAAATCAACCTGACTGGTTTTTTGAATGGGAAAAATGCTAGGGAGTTCATGGGCGAACTGTGGCCACTGCTGTTAAGTGCACAAGAAAACATTGCTGGTATTCCAACTGCTTTTCTggaactgaagaaagaagaaattaaacagcGGCAG ATAGAGCAAGAGAAACTGGCTTCTATGAAGAAACAAGATGAAGACAAGGAGAAGAGGGATAAGGAAGACAAagacaacagagagaaaagagacagaTCCAGGAGTCCAAGAAg aCGCAAATCCAGGTCTCCTTCTCCCAGGAGGAGATCATCACCTGTCAGGCGGGAGCGGAAGCGCAGCCATTCTCGCTCCCCTCATCACAGAACCAAGAGCCGCAGTGCTACGCCTGCACCAGAAAAGAAGGAGGCAACTCCTGAGCCAGAACCCTCTGTGAAACCAAAGGAGACTGTTGTTCAAGAGGCGACTTCCAACAG tgATATCCCAAAAGCTCCTAAGTCTGAACCTCCTGTACCAGAGACAAAAGAAATTTCACCAGAACGTAATTcaaagaaggagagagagaaggagaaagagaagactCGTCAGAGATCTCCAACTCGCTCTAAATCAAGGTCAAGGTCTCGATCACGTTCTCCATCTCATTCTCGACCAAGAAGGCGTCACAGATCACGGTCAAG AAGGCGACCAAGCCCCAGACGACGGCCGTCTCCGAGGAGGAGAACTCCTCCAAGGCGAATGCCTCCCCCACCCAGGCACAGGAGAAGCAGATCACCAGTGAGGCG GAGAAGACGGTCATCAGCATCTCTATCTGGCAGtagctcttcctcctcctcctcacgTTCCCGATCTCCACCAAAGAAACCACCTAAAAGAACTGTATCCAGTCCTCCTCGTAAAACACGTAGGCTGTCTCCTTCTGCCAGTCCTCCGAGGCGAAGGCACAGACCATCCCCACCACCAAGTCCACCTCCCAAACCACGCAGATCTCCAACACCTCAGCAGTCAAATCGTGCAAGGAAAAGCCGTGGTTCTGTTTCACCTGGCAGGGCGTCAG cACCCAAGCATAAGAGTACTGAAAAAAGAGAATCTCCTTCACCAGCACCAAAACCAAGGAAAGCTGAGCTGTCTGAGTCAG AAGAAGATAAGGGAGGTAAAATGGCTGCAGCAGATTCTGTGCAACAGAGACGTCAGTACAGAAGGCAAAATCAACAGTCGTCTTCTG ATTCTGGCTCCTCATCTTCATCTGAGGAGGAAAGACCGAAGAGATCCAATGTGAAGAATGGGGAAGTTggtcgccgccgccgccattcCCATTCACGCAgtccatctccatccccacgaaaaagacagaaggaacCTTCCCCTCG taggaggaggaggagcccATCTCCCCCACCTGCCCGGCGAAGGCGctctccttccccacccccacctcccAGGCGAAGGCGCTCGCCCTCATTGCCCCGCCGAAG gtCTCCATCACCGCCCCCACGCAGACGCTCACCCTCTCCACGGAGGTATTCCCCTCCGATACAGAGGCGATATTCTCCTTCTCCACCTCCAAAGAGAAGAacagcttctcctcctcctccacccaAACGACGAGCTTCGCCTTCTCCGCAGTCAAAACGCAGAGTCTCCCATTCACCACCACCAAAACAAAGGAGCTCTCCAGCTGCTAAGAGGCGCTCACCATCCATATCTTCCAAGCACCGGAAGGGTTCTCCTCCCAGTAGGTCCAATCGGGAAACACGTTCTccaccacaaaacaaaaggcattcACCTTCACCAAGGCCTAGAGCTTCTCATACCTCTTCAAGCCCACCACCGCTGCGAAGGGGAGCGTCAGCATCGCCCCAGAGAAGACAGTCTCCATCTCCAAGCACTAGACCCATCAGGAGGGTGTCGAGAACACCTGAACCGAAGaagacaaa GGCTTCCACCCCAAGTCCAAGATCTGCCAGACGAGTGTCTTCATCACGGTCTGCATCGGGATCACCTGAGCCAGCTCCAAAAAAGCACCAAGGGCCCCCATCTCCTGCTCGGTCTCGTTCCCCTTCTGCTAACTGGTCACCTGCAAAAAAGGCTAAAAGTCCAACTCAGAGCCCATCACCTGCAAGg AATTCAGATCAAGAAGGgggtggaaaaaagaagaagaaaaagaaggataaGAAGcataaaaaggataaaaagcacaagaaacacaaaaagcataagaaggaaaaggctgcagtggctgcagcagctgctgctgtagctgCAGCGGATaccacctcagcacaggaagagCAGGAAGCAGAGACAGAACCCAAAAAG GAGACAGAAAGCGAACCAGAGGACAACCTTGATGATCTAGAAAAGCACCTGCGAGAGAAGGCGCTGAGGTCCATGAGGAAGGCACAGGTGTCCCCCCCATCTTAG